From a region of the Capricornis sumatraensis isolate serow.1 chromosome 22, serow.2, whole genome shotgun sequence genome:
- the MRPL14 gene encoding large ribosomal subunit protein uL14m, with protein MAFPSGLWGPCVQMSRAFSQRCFSTTSSLGAIQKLTRVRVVDNSALGNTPYHRPPRCIHVYNKNGVGKVGDRILLAIKGQKKKALIVGHRMPGPTMTPRFDSNNVVLIEDNGNPVGTRIKTPIPTSLRQREGEFSKVLAIAQNFV; from the exons ATGGCTTTCCCTAGCGGGCTCTGGGGCCCCTGCGTCCAAATGAGCAGAGCATTCAGCCAGCGCTGTTTCAG caccaccagcagCCTCGGCGCAATTCAGAAGCTGACGCGGGTGCGTGTGGTGGACAACAGCGCCCTGGGGAACACCCCTTACCATCGCCCTCCTCGCTGCATCCACGTCTATAACAAGAACGGGGTGGGCAAGGTGGGCGACCGGATCCTGCTGGCCATCAAGGGGCAGAAGAAAAAGGCGCTCATTGTGGGGCATCGCATGCCTGGCCCCACGATGACCCCCAGGTTTGACTCCAACAACGTGGTCCTCATTGAGGACAACGGGAACCCGGTGGGGACCCGAATCAAGACACCCATCCCCACCAGCCTCCGGCAGAGGGAAGGCGAGTTTTCCAAGGTGCTGGCCATCGCACAGAACTTCGTGTGA